The following coding sequences are from one Sphingomonadaceae bacterium OTU29LAMAA1 window:
- a CDS encoding DUF1295 domain-containing protein — translation MYHDATLAAHSAADPRPSSAVSHGVGIAGMAGLTLWLVACLAIGMDGPYAALVGLLASGLPMVGWSLLVDKVHRSPTTGIDWSVKRTFAETRDISLTKLAGLYVTWGGIAIIYGVGRFYWEGNFAFAMWCFSWAVPIVALVAVPYVLWLDRHLVEPHDGAWHLGAWLTGQSGVDRQAIHGHLRGWAVKAFFLAFMLAVVPGNFGGFIRTDLSGLRDPVALAQWLIALMFVIDVGFATVGYILTLRPLDSHIRSANPFAAAWTAALMCYPPFILMEAGGPLDYHPGTQEWTDWFAGHSMLMSAWGAVLVVLTAIYAWATVAFGLRFSNLTHRGILTHGPYAFSRHPAYLSKNLFWWLSTLPILTTGSVIDAVRATALMGVVSGIYYWRARTEERHLGLDPVYREYSEWMTRRGAVPRFFRWMVAR, via the coding sequence ATGTATCACGATGCCACGCTGGCCGCGCATTCCGCGGCAGACCCGCGCCCCTCTTCTGCGGTAAGTCACGGCGTGGGTATCGCCGGTATGGCAGGTCTGACCCTGTGGCTGGTCGCCTGTCTGGCGATCGGCATGGACGGCCCCTATGCGGCGCTGGTCGGGCTGCTCGCCAGCGGGCTGCCGATGGTCGGCTGGTCGCTGCTGGTCGACAAGGTTCATCGTAGCCCGACGACCGGTATCGACTGGAGCGTGAAGCGCACGTTCGCCGAAACCCGCGACATCAGCCTGACCAAGCTCGCCGGCCTGTACGTCACCTGGGGCGGTATCGCGATCATCTATGGCGTCGGCCGCTTCTATTGGGAGGGCAATTTCGCCTTCGCCATGTGGTGCTTCAGCTGGGCGGTGCCGATCGTCGCACTGGTCGCGGTGCCGTATGTGCTGTGGCTCGATCGTCATCTGGTGGAGCCGCACGACGGCGCGTGGCATCTCGGCGCATGGCTGACCGGGCAAAGCGGTGTCGATCGCCAGGCGATCCACGGTCATCTGCGCGGCTGGGCGGTAAAGGCGTTCTTCCTCGCATTCATGCTGGCGGTGGTGCCGGGCAACTTCGGTGGCTTCATCCGCACCGACCTGTCCGGACTGCGTGATCCGGTGGCGCTGGCGCAATGGCTGATCGCACTGATGTTCGTCATCGACGTGGGCTTCGCCACGGTCGGTTACATCCTGACGCTGCGTCCGCTCGATTCGCATATTCGCAGTGCCAATCCGTTCGCGGCGGCGTGGACCGCGGCGCTGATGTGCTATCCGCCGTTCATCCTGATGGAGGCGGGCGGGCCGCTCGACTATCATCCCGGGACGCAGGAATGGACCGACTGGTTCGCGGGACATTCGATGCTGATGAGTGCCTGGGGCGCGGTGCTGGTCGTTCTGACCGCGATCTACGCATGGGCGACGGTGGCGTTCGGGCTGCGATTCTCCAACCTTACGCATCGCGGTATCCTGACGCACGGTCCCTATGCGTTCTCGCGGCACCCGGCCTATCTGTCGAAAAACCTGTTCTGGTGGTTGTCGACGCTGCCGATCCTGACGACCGGCAGCGTGATTGATGCGGTGCGCGCGACCGCGCTGATGGGTGTGGTCAGCGGCATCTATTACTGGCGCGCTCGCACCGAAGAACGGCATCTGGGACTGGATCCCGTCTACCGCGAATACAGCGAGTGGATGACGCGGCGCGGTGCGGTGCCGCGCTTCTTCCGTTGGATGGTCGCTCGTTAG
- a CDS encoding MmcQ/YjbR family DNA-binding protein → MTPDSPAVSPALTRIREIALLLPEVEERPSHGQPTFFVEDRQFAQVRENHHGDGLNVVCVRTSGTDEQAMLIDSAPDIYSKPAYLGPSGWVGVALDGDPDWALIEDRVSRSWELAAPRRLLEAGGR, encoded by the coding sequence ATGACCCCCGATTCTCCTGCCGTGTCTCCTGCCCTCACCCGCATCCGTGAGATAGCACTGCTGCTGCCGGAGGTGGAGGAGCGACCTAGTCACGGCCAGCCAACGTTCTTCGTTGAGGACAGGCAGTTCGCACAGGTTCGCGAAAATCATCACGGGGACGGGCTGAACGTCGTCTGCGTGCGCACCAGCGGCACCGACGAACAGGCGATGTTGATCGATTCCGCTCCGGATATCTATTCTAAGCCGGCCTATCTCGGCCCGTCAGGCTGGGTCGGCGTGGCGCTGGACGGTGATCCCGACTGGGCGTTGATCGAGGATCGCGTCTCGCGAAGCTGGGAACTCGCCGCGCCGCGCCGCCTGCTCGAGGCGGGCGGACGATGA
- the purN gene encoding phosphoribosylglycinamide formyltransferase produces MMALVEAGIPVGLVASDKPDAPGLAWARERGIAAFGLSPKDIGKAAYEAQIDAALREAGCEVIALAGYMRLLSDDFVVRWRGRIVNIHPSLLPKYKGLDTHARAIAAGDTVAGCSVHIVTEELDGGALLGQAQVPVLADDGPDTLASRVLAAEHRLYPQVLKEFASR; encoded by the coding sequence ATGATGGCGCTGGTCGAGGCAGGCATCCCGGTTGGCCTCGTCGCCTCCGACAAGCCGGACGCACCGGGCCTGGCCTGGGCCCGGGAGCGCGGCATCGCAGCGTTCGGGCTGTCGCCCAAGGATATTGGCAAGGCCGCCTATGAGGCGCAGATCGACGCCGCCCTGCGAGAGGCGGGATGCGAGGTGATCGCGCTGGCGGGCTATATGCGGTTGCTGTCGGACGATTTCGTCGTGCGGTGGCGCGGCCGGATCGTCAACATTCACCCGTCACTGCTGCCGAAATACAAGGGCCTCGACACGCATGCGCGGGCCATCGCCGCGGGTGATACCGTCGCAGGATGCTCCGTGCATATCGTCACGGAGGAGCTGGACGGCGGCGCCCTGCTGGGACAAGCCCAAGTGCCGGTGCTCGCCGACGATGGACCCGATACGCTGGCATCGCGCGTTCTCGCCGCCGAGCACCGCCTCTATCCACAGGTGCTGAAGGAGTTCGCCAGCCGATGA
- the purM gene encoding phosphoribosylformylglycinamidine cyclo-ligase, whose translation MSNPPSPPTASGDQSYTYADAGVSIAAGNALVRAIGPLAKATRRPGADAELGGFGGMFDLKAAGFSDPLLVAANDGVGTKLKLAIEWDRHEGVGVDLVAMCVNDLIVQGAEPLFFLDYYATAKLDNAVAERVVASIAEGCRQAGCALIGGETAEMPGMYADGDYDLAGFCVGAVERDRVLTGREIGAGDVILGLASSGVHSNGFSLVRRLAADRGWKLDRPALFDSDRLLIDILMAPTRIYVASLLPLLREGAIKGLAHITGGGLLENIPRVLPAEAHAVVDADAWEQPRLMAFLQAQGAIEPEEMARTFNCGIGMAVVVEADRADAVATALRAAGETVHAIGRIEPGPRGCTVRGSTETWSARKDWTATHAG comes from the coding sequence ATGAGCAATCCGCCCTCCCCCCCGACAGCCTCTGGCGACCAGTCCTACACCTATGCCGATGCCGGCGTGTCGATCGCCGCCGGAAACGCGCTGGTCCGTGCGATCGGGCCTCTGGCGAAGGCGACCCGTCGGCCGGGAGCGGATGCGGAACTGGGCGGCTTCGGCGGCATGTTCGACCTGAAGGCGGCGGGTTTCTCCGATCCGCTGCTGGTCGCCGCGAACGATGGTGTCGGCACCAAGCTGAAGTTGGCGATCGAGTGGGATCGGCATGAAGGCGTTGGCGTCGATCTCGTCGCCATGTGCGTCAACGACCTGATCGTGCAGGGCGCCGAGCCGCTGTTCTTCCTCGATTATTATGCCACCGCCAAGCTCGACAACGCCGTCGCCGAGCGTGTCGTGGCATCGATCGCAGAGGGCTGCCGTCAGGCCGGCTGCGCGCTGATCGGCGGCGAAACCGCGGAAATGCCCGGCATGTATGCAGACGGCGACTACGATCTCGCGGGCTTTTGCGTCGGCGCGGTCGAGCGCGACCGGGTGCTGACCGGGCGGGAGATCGGCGCGGGCGACGTCATCCTCGGGCTGGCATCCTCCGGTGTGCATTCGAACGGTTTTTCGCTGGTCCGCCGCCTCGCCGCGGATCGCGGGTGGAAGCTCGACCGGCCGGCATTGTTCGATTCGGACCGGCTGCTGATCGACATCCTCATGGCGCCGACGCGGATCTACGTCGCAAGCCTGCTGCCACTCCTGCGCGAGGGCGCGATCAAGGGGCTGGCGCATATCACCGGCGGCGGATTGCTGGAAAATATCCCCCGCGTGCTGCCGGCCGAGGCGCATGCGGTGGTCGACGCCGACGCGTGGGAGCAGCCGCGGCTGATGGCATTCCTGCAGGCGCAGGGTGCGATCGAGCCGGAAGAAATGGCGCGCACCTTCAATTGCGGGATCGGCATGGCGGTCGTCGTCGAGGCGGATCGCGCGGACGCCGTCGCCACGGCGCTGCGCGCAGCAGGGGAGACGGTGCACGCGATCGGCCGGATCGAGCCGGGACCCCGCGGCTGCACCGTTCGCGGATCGACCGAGACGTGGAGCGCCCGCAAAGACTGGACAGCAACGCATGCGGGGTGA